The genome window TCTGACCCTAAGGAGCGGCCTGCAGCAGGCTGTCTTTTACCAGAATCTAGGAAAGACAGACGTAAGGTCCCAGGCTGTGTGCTGTTGCCATAGAAACTCCTCCTAGTTTGCAATGGGGTAACAGACCTGGATCTTGCCCTTTTACCCTTGACCCTGAGCATAAGGAGCAAGGTGAGGGTCAGCCTGGTGAAGGACAGTATGAAAGAAATATGACTCCAGAATGGagcccacctcccctcccatgatgttgtgcccccctccccacctaaGCCTTCATCAGTCTGAGCTTGCTGGGACCCCCACCACCATCAAAAACCAGAAAATTTCTGGTCTTTCATGTCACCTTCTCCTATGGGAAGTTACAGGGTGCTGAGCTATCGTGctctgctttctcctcctcctcttcccataTCTTGTTACTCCAGGTTTCCGGGTCATTTGCTAGGTGGCCCCTAAGAAGGACCAGGACCAATCCAGAGAGACAAAAACCtcttgctcagttggttagagcaagtaGGCTTGATTTCCATGTGATTCCAGTAGTTCTCCCTCTTGTCTATAGTTGAAGGACAGCCCATCTTCAAACACAGGCCCTGGGACTTAGGTGTCTGGATGAAAATATGATCAGCTTAACTCAGCCCAAACCTTGGCAAACTCTCCTAGAAATCGGTTCTTGTGGCATCAGCCTCCTCCCTAGAGGACCCATGACTGCTACAAGCACACATAAGCATCCTAGGCACCCGGCATTCCTCAGGAAATTCCTAGTGCAAACTTGATCCCAGATCAAGGAGATGGAGGCCTAGGTTTGGGATGTGTTGGACTCCTTAGCCACACTGCTAGTGGACATGCGTGGGGTAATTCTGGTGGTAGTTCGGTAAGTCAGGTCAGCAGAGCATTTTAGGTTGTTGTGGTAGGGCCCCTTTGCCCTTCACAAAGGAATGCCCTGCCTCAAGGCCACTACCATTGTCTTCCCAGAGAGAAGCTGTGAACAGACTCCAAGCTCTGAGGGGTACAGGGCCCATCCCCAAACCCAACCTTATGCCTCATTTCTCTTAGAGTCTCAgtgacctcccctcccccaccacaaaCATCCTAGCAACTCAAGGAGAACATGGTTCAGCAGAGGCAAATTTGCCCCTGactcctgctccccactccctAAGAGCAGGAGCCTTACAGGCCCACAGCTGCCCTCTAAAAACAACAGGTTGACCAACATGGAGAAGAGCTATTTATTAAGAGAGAAAGTCCAGAGTCCAGAAAAGGAAGGCTGAATTCAGAGCACAGAGAGACACCCCTGCAAGGCAGAGGACCAAGAGGAAAAAGGATCCCAGGCGTCCAGGCGGAGTCTAGGCAGCGGTGGCGAAGCCCACCCTGTTGTTGCCCATGTCGTAGACGGAATAGTAGGACCTGAGGAAGACGTCCCCAAGGATCCACAGGGGCTGGCCGTTCTGGGAGGGCAGGTAGGTGGGCTCCACTCCCACGGTGCAGTAGCCATTGTTCTGTacaacacagaaaggcagtgCTCATTTATTTGCTCACACATGGACAGGGCACTGCTCTGCCCTGAGCCCCAGACCAGGAGCACAGATGCAGAAATGAGTGAGCCAGGGACTCTGCCCTTAAGGGCTCACAGGCCAACTGAGCTGCCAGAGCAGAGGCTGCTGGAAGGATTTCTGGAATGGGGGAATGTGACTGTAGTGGCCCTCTGCAGCGTCTCCTCTCCCTGTGttccccccaacctccctcctgcTCCCGATTTAGAGCAGATCAGCCTGGTGGTCAAGCCTTTGAGCTAGACCAACTTGGATTCAAACCTTAGCTTCACCCTGACTGGCCTTAGGAAGGTTACCTAACCTCTTTGAATCTCCAAGTGTTCGCttgtaaaatagaaattagtATCTCCCTCATTGAATGTTGTGACAATTAAGTGGGTGAGTGTGGGCAAAGTGCTTGGCTTAGAGTCTGACTCTGTAAGTGCACAGAGAGCCCTGTGCCTCGCCCcactaattaataataataattaataataggtGACACTCTTCTATTTCACAGCCTCGTCCCAGAGAAGGGAGTTTAGAATCAATGagtggagaaaataaatcaatacttGAAGAAGTTGGGAAATGTCACAAGGTAAAGAGACCAGGCATTTCTGGCTCCCCAAGCCTTCCTTCCCCCGCTCTCCCAATCATGTCCCTGCTGGCCCAGCCTGCAGGGACCAGCACTTACGTTGAGGATGTAGGAGGAGGGTGGCAGAGGGAACTGCACACCATTGATGATGAAGGTGAAGGTGGGCAGATTCTGGATGTAGTTACAGTTCACAAAAAACTGCAGAGAGAGGAACAGGGCCCAGATTGCATCATCTCCCTCCTGAGAGTACCTGCCACCCTGTCACCTCAGCCCTTCTGGTCCCAGGCCTGAGTCCCAAGCCTGGCAACACGAAGGGAAAGTCCGGTGTAAATACTGCTGGCATTATGCATATGGACTCACGTACAAGGAGTGGGATTTGGGGAGACCTGAGCATCTTCCCCACCCCAAAAATATTACTCTTGCCTGAATTTCCCCCATGAGAGATTGAATCTATGCCCCATCTCTGCAAATGTCCTTTGAAAACACACAGGTGTGTAGAAAGAGTAGCCCATTGGATGCCCAAAGGTAGTGGGAATGCGTTAATTAGGCAAATCCTTTGCtgggctttgggggtggggggctggggggactGGCTCTACAGAGGTAAGGAAACAGTGGATTAAAGGGTTATCCCTTGTCACTCACTGGGCCTTACATTTCTGGTCTTTCACTCTTATTTCAAAGCCCGACAAGTGTTGAACCTGTTACCTCTGAGGTGCTGCGGCTCAGAGGAAATTCTGCCTAGTAGAAATTTCCCAACAGCCTCTCAGTACAAGCATCTGCCCCCCAGAATCAGCCTCCAGGCCCTCACCCCAGTCACCCCAGGCCCCACCTGCAGTGCCTTGGGCAGTTAGAGACTATGGAGGCCAAGAATCAGGCTATTCCTGTGCTCCCAGGAGAAACCATGGATGCCTCCTGGCTGGCCTCTCCTGGGGAAGGCGCACCTCCACCAGACCCACCTGTCCGTACTGGTCCTCCTGGGCCCCCGTGGCCTGCAGAAGGGCACTCATGTACTGCTGGGGCACGGTGAGCAGAGATGTGCCTGTGTCCACGATGGCCTGGCAGCCCTGGGAGCACCAGCCTGTGGCCTGGCCGCCAATGAGGAACCTGAATGGGGAGATGAACTATTCAGCACCCCCAGCTCAGGGGATCTCCTCTGAGGGACTAAAAGCTATGGCCACAGAAGCAAGGTATACCTCAGAAAGGTAAGGACTCTGCAGAGGTCAATCTAGTCAAACTCCGGCCTCACACCAGAGTCTAAGGCCCCCTCCAGGGCCATGGAATCTCTTCTTAAAAGTTCCaaggttatatataaaaaaaaaagttccaaggAAGTTTCTAGAAACATTAAAAGCCAGGACTACTGATTTGTTGTAAGTACTTTGAGCAAATTAgtccccaccacctccaccacacaccccagtttctttcttttttaaaaaagtttattaggTGACAAACACCCCAGTTTCTAATCTTTAAACCCATAGGTTTGGACTGAAGGGTCTGAAATGTTTGGGATTCTAAGTCCCACCCCTTCCTATGTGGTCGCCTCCCCATCTCATCTCTCCTTTCCAggctgagctgggccttgaaaCTCCAGCATAGGGCAGCTGTGGCTTTGTGAGGGCAGGacggaagtgggggtgggggggcctgtGTTCCCTGCCCCTCCACACCTGGATGTGTGTGTGACATGAAATGCCTCAAAGCCTGCTCCAAGGAACAGCCCACACCCCCAGGTCCCTGCCACAGACTTACTCCTCAATGCCAATCTGCCAGTAGAGCTCCTGGGTGACAGGGGCCCAGTAGATCTGCCCCTGGTACAAGCTGTTGTCCACACCCCCAAAGATGACCGCTCCTCCATTCTGAGAGCCTTGTTGGCTGCAGGAGGCAAAGGGAAAGGTGAGTCAGGGAGTGGCTGTGGAAAAGCACTTCTCTGTTGAGCAGTCACCCTCAGAGGAAAACAGATGCCCTGCCTTGTCTCTAGACTGGGGCTCCCTGCGGGCGAGAAGGTGTCTCCACCTCAGACAGGGCCTCCCAGGCTGGGCCCCTCAGAATTCCCAGTGCCTCTGGGGAAGCCGCTGGTTGTGTGGTCCCCCATCTTGCCCCACACTCCGTTTTCCTCTCCCTGTCACTTCACGATGCTGGTGGAGCCTGACCCAGGCCCAGCTTGTAATGTAGGGAGGGCCTGGGtagagaggagggaaggacaTTTTGAGTTTGAGAGGCCTCCCCTGGTGGCCAAACTTGAATGTGGAACTCCCGGGAGCTCCTCCAGGCTCCACTCCAAGTCATTATAAACAGAAGTAGCGAGTAAATCAACAACATTAGTAACAGGGTAATGTTCAAAGTCAGATTCAAGTGACTGAGTCCCAGTTAGTGGATGCTGACTATCTCTACAACATGGTTGGCTAATTCTGAGAGGACAGAGGAAAGTCCATTCCAGGCCACGCACCCCCTCCCACCGCCTGGCTCCCAGGCCCACCCGCATGACTGATTGTGTTTGCCTGTGTTTGTGGTAGGGACAACAACTTGTTAGGAGTTAGTGGTAGGTCTTGACCAGAAGATTCCAGGGCCTGGTTAGAACAATAGATCAAAGGAGATGGAACAATAAATGACGATAGGAAAGAGGTGTCCAGGTAGTAAACATTTGGTCAGAAGGAAATTGGCTCACTGGGGCTCTGGGCAGAAGGTAAACTCAAGAGGTACTGAAAATCAAGAGCAACGTTTAAAGCAAAGCTCAGCTGCTCGGCTGCAAGAGGGAGAGATTCTGTCCTGGccaagaaatgcaaagaaaagtcGGATGGGCTGGGGCCAGAGGCAGGGAtggaggagaggtggggagaggtggggagtCAGAAGCCCAGGAGGGAGAAAGTCTTGGGACAGGAGTGGCTGGGGACAAAGGCCTGCCCGGAGGTCTCCAAACCCCAAAGTATGGAGCCTCCGTTGTTCAAGGCCACAGGGAGTTGGGGACCCCCAGGCGGGTCCTCACTTGCTGAGGTAGAAGCTGAAGACGGGGCTGGTGAGGGCTCCCTCCTGCAGCATGCCCTGCAGCGCTGTGGTGGCCCCACCCATGGCCAGGGAAGGGTAGGCCATGCCCATGATGCCATCAAACTGTGCGTAGACGAAATTGGTGCCTGGCTCGTTCTCACTCAGGCCAAACTCCTGGTTGGGGACCTGGATGCTCTGGACCTGAAGGGGACACAGAGGATGAGAGGTAACAAATGTAACTCCACGTACCTCCTCTAGACACCCCTCCAGGCTCATTCTTCATCCCTCCTTcacctctgctcctttccttcTTGACGGGTCTTGCAAGAGCCACTTTCTCCTCGCAGTGGCCTTCCCTGACTTCTGCGGCACCACCCACCCTCCTAAGGACAAGGTCACCCCATTCATCCTGCtgtcctcagtgcctggcacgtgaCGGCTCTCACTGAGTGTttgatgagtgagtgaatgagtccTCCCTGTACTGATTCCTCCATCTCTGTCAGGGTCTCCGTCTAAGTCTCCTGGTTACACTCAGAGTCCTGTGAGGTGAGAACCCAGCTCGCAGCCCCATCTACCGTCCTCACGCCCCAGGGTGGGGCGCAGCAGGCAAGGCAGCGTCCCTCACTGTCACTCACCGTCAGAGTGTCGTAGCCGAAGAAGCCGGTGAGGCTGCCGCTGCCGTACTGCAGGGAGAAGGTCTGCCCATTGCTGGAGTAGGTAGAGGACTGGCTGGGGTTGAAGCGGGTGTGGCCGGCTGCGGGGGCGGGAGGATTCGGGGAGTCAGGAGGCGTGTGGAGCGCTGCCCTGACCCTCAGCCCTGCGGGGCTTCCCCGCTGTCTTCTGGCCTGTGCTCATTCTTGGGGCCTCAGCACCCTCCGCCACCCATCGGGAGGTGGCCAGCTGAGGTTCCCAGCATTGCAAGGCCCATGGAGCAGGCGAGCCTTTGCCCCAAAGCCCATTCTGGCTTACAGACGCTGGGGAGCCCTTGGACTGTGACCTCTCTGTGGGCTGGTAGCACAGAATCCAAGGGCCCCAGCAGGTTGCCTCGCTCACAGCAAATGCAGAGAAATTACTTATCAgttgaaggagtgaatgaatCTCCGGGGTGTCCCTGCTTTCCCCGACCCTTCCCCGTCAAGGAGCTGGTCACACCAGGATGGTGTAGGGCAGGGCCAGCAAGGGACTGTCTGGACTAGAGGGGTCAGAACCCAAACCCCAAGTCTTGGGCAGGGACCAGGGAGGCCTTAAGAAAGGAGTATCGTCCGTCTCCAGATAGACTTCGGGATCCTGTATTGTTCTCCCATGTGCTTTGGGCACACTCAGTGAGAACTTAGTGAAGAATGGAGTAAAGGGGCTGGGCTGGAGCAGATAGCAGGGAGGACAGAGGGGCCAGTCAGCTCCGGGGCCAGCTCCTTCCCTCTGGCTTGAGcatgctgtgtgaccctggacaagtcccTGGTCCTCTCCAGGGCCGAAGCTCCTCCCAGCAATCCCTATGAAGCTTAACCCTTCCCCAGAGGGGGTCAgtgccctcccctgcccagcccagcactCACTGCAGGCCTGGGTCTGGCAGTACACAGAGGGCACCCACAGGTTGGAAGATCCGGTGTCAAAAAGGACCAGGAAGTTCTGAGGTGGGGTACCGATGCTGATCTCCCCGAAGTAGGCCGCCTGGGGGTAGGGAGGGCAGGGGTGCAGAGCAGGTGTTAGCTCTGGAGAGATCCAGGGACCGGCAGGCCAGCATCCTCCATGAGCCGAGCAGGAGAGGGACCAGCCCTTGCCCTACCGCCTGCACCCGAAGCCGGGGCCTGAGCCTTCCCTCCACACTTGCCTGGAACCCACAGCCCCTCAGCCCATGCCTGCCCAGGGTGGCTGCAGAGGTCTTTGCGTACTGAGCTGCCAAGTCAGGCGGGGCCCCTCTCATGCTCTGCCTGAGGAATGAGGTCCAGGCTGGCAGGTCTGAGAGAAGGGAgcaggggctgggtgggagggTGCAGAGAggaggggtgcagcccactgtCCAGGCCTTGCCTTGTGGCCTTTGGCAGCAGGGAGAGGGTACCCCTGGGAGGGGGAGGACTCACGTCCATGTAGGCCATGGGCTCGTAGGCCACGCTGAAGTCAGTGTAGCGATACTTCTGGGCAGGGTCGTACTTGTGGTTCTTCAAGAACTCCTCCAATAGGCCCTTCTCCTTCATGGTTTCACGCAGGGACTTAAGTTTCTTCAGGGGGACTCTGCAGGAGGGCTGTGTGTCAGGGCAGGGCCCTCTTTCCTACCGCACCTCTAATAGcccagcttctctctctcccctctccatcTCTAACTATATATCTCAACTCTCCCTGCCACTCTGTACCCATGTCTCTCacttgtgtgtgtctgtgtttcccccttttttccatttctgtttcgtcctgtttttctctgtctctctgtctctttctttgtgtctgtccctctctgtctctttctcccttgcctctctctctttcttgccctctccttctctttctttcaaaccTCTTCTCAGGACTTGCTCCAAGAGTCAGGAAACAATTACTTTCACCCGTGATGCCCCCGCCCTGTCTCAGGGTCCTTACCCTTCCTTGGCCCTGTGCTCTC of Rhinolophus sinicus isolate RSC01 linkage group LG05, ASM3656204v1, whole genome shotgun sequence contains these proteins:
- the PGC gene encoding gastricsin, whose protein sequence is MTALLGVAFPLRPVGIGIMKWMVVVLLCLQLLEAKVVKVPLKKLKSLRETMKEKGLLEEFLKNHKYDPAQKYRYTDFSVAYEPMAYMDAAYFGEISIGTPPQNFLVLFDTGSSNLWVPSVYCQTQACTGHTRFNPSQSSTYSSNGQTFSLQYGSGSLTGFFGYDTLTVQSIQVPNQEFGLSENEPGTNFVYAQFDGIMGMAYPSLAMGGATTALQGMLQEGALTSPVFSFYLSNQQGSQNGGAVIFGGVDNSLYQGQIYWAPVTQELYWQIGIEEFLIGGQATGWCSQGCQAIVDTGTSLLTVPQQYMSALLQATGAQEDQYGQFFVNCNYIQNLPTFTFIINGVQFPLPPSSYILNNNGYCTVGVEPTYLPSQNGQPLWILGDVFLRSYYSVYDMGNNRVGFATAA